A stretch of DNA from Erwinia aphidicola:
GCAAGTCTTCGGGTAACGTCTCGATGGTACGAAAAACGATTTGTCGCAACTCTTCTGACAACATTAAGTTCTCAGGGTTCGATATTTCTTTCAGAGCTCCCGCACTTTCGAAATTTTCTGCATCGATCGCGTCCACATCGGTAGACGGCGGGCGGCGCCCCTGAGCAACCAGGTAATTTTTGGCCGTATTGACGGCAATACGATAGAGCCAGGTATAGAAAGCACTGTCGCCCCGAAAAGATTCCAGCGCACGATAGGCCTTAATAAACGACTCCTGCACTACGTCAGGCACGTCTCCGGAGGGCACATAGCGGGAAACCAGGCTCGCCACTTTATGCTGATAGCGAACTACCAGTAAGTTGAATGACTTCTGGTCTCCTTTCTGTACACGCTCTACGAGAACCTGATCCGTTAACTGCTCGCTCATCCGAGGTAAATTCTCCCCAAATCTGTCTTCACGCGTAATCGCACTTCCAGCAATAACTCAATCTTTTTGAGCAAGCATGCGGTTTGAGTCGTCATCATCAGGAAAGTTCCATTACGCCATTATTTTTGTGTAGCCGCCGGGGGACAGGACAAATCAGCACGCTTTTTTATGCATTCTTACGGATTTGTCGGCCACTGCCTCTCTTTGTTCCTGAAACAGTGAAGCTCAGGAGCCCAACAGCCGTCGCAGAGTACCGCAAGGAGCCTCAGTTTTCACCCTATAATCACGACAATAAGTGAACGTTCGTAATATTAAACGCCCTCTTACGCGAATTTTTCAAAAAGATGTCGTTTTTGTGACGAGCACTATTTGATTTGGCTCCCACTCTCGAGCGTGGTCGATAAAAAGCCTTTTTGCCTGGTTAATTTGAGTGCTATGCTCAGCAAACAACCTGTTTAGTAAATTAAACACCATGACTCTCTCTTCCGATTATAGCTGTGACGTGTTGATTATTGGCAGCGGCGCAGCGGGCCTTTCGCTGGCGTTACGGCTGGCCGAAAAACATCAGGTCACCGTGCTGAGCAAAGGCCCGGTCAGTGAAGGCTC
This window harbors:
- the rpoE gene encoding RNA polymerase sigma factor RpoE, translating into MSEQLTDQVLVERVQKGDQKSFNLLVVRYQHKVASLVSRYVPSGDVPDVVQESFIKAYRALESFRGDSAFYTWLYRIAVNTAKNYLVAQGRRPPSTDVDAIDAENFESAGALKEISNPENLMLSEELRQIVFRTIETLPEDLRMAITLRELDGLSYEEIAVIMDCPVGTVRSRIFRAREAIDNKIQPLIQR